A genomic region of Oryza glaberrima chromosome 1, OglaRS2, whole genome shotgun sequence contains the following coding sequences:
- the LOC127761840 gene encoding nuclear pore complex protein NUP35-like — protein sequence MSASRPDHRRHHPPFLRDLSSPISSAVRLPPASLRRETQGSTTPPPPPLLFLDDLSHHSPSPRPATPPQAAAMSPSPPPPHRGGLFSSTPLRSNGSPSPAAWWSSSREEMAREGSPVDGVVQPQQQPSPTTASGQQSQQQKVTLITLPPPREVARPEMPKDSTPSAGRVDEEEWVTVFGFLPGDTNLVLREFEKCGIVLRHVPGPRDANWMHILYQSRHDAQKALAKHGQQLNSVLIIGVKQVDPWQRQYLNENTNENFQVGATDPFPSQHVAPSSFTTRNALAPLPSNSMPNGIGNGSGRGASGAIASPTKSVLSKVMDLMFGL from the exons ATGAGCGCATCCAGGCCGGATCACCGGCGGCACCACCCGCCGTTTCTCCGGGACCTCTCGTCGCCGATCTCCTCGGCCGTGCGGCtgcccccggcctccctccgccgcgaGACGCAAGGTtccaccaccccgccgccgccgccgctgctgttcCTCGACGACCTCTCCCACCACTCCCCCTCGCCGAGGCccgccaccccacctcaggcggcggccatgagcccctcgcctccccctccccaccgcggcggcctcttctcctccaccccGCTGCGCTCCAATGggtccccctcccccgccgcgtgGTGGTCCTCCTCGAGGGAGGAGATGGCCAGGGAGGGCTCGCCGGTCGATGGTGTCgtgcagccgcagcagcagccgtctCCGACGACGGCGTCTGGGCAGCAGTCGCAGCAGCAGAAGGTGACGCTCATCACGCTGCCGCCACCCAGGGAAGTTGCGCGGCCGGAGATGCCGAAGGATTCGACACCTTCCGCTGGCCGTGTCGACGAGGAGGAGTGGGTCACCGTTTTTGG TTTTTTACCTGGCGATACCAACTTGGTACTGAGAGAATTTGAGAAGTGTGGTATAGTCTTGAGACATGTCCCTGGTCCAAGGGATGCGAACTGGATGCATATCCTGTATCAG AGCCGGCATGATGCACAAAAAGCTCTCGCCAAGCACGGTCAACAGTTAAACAGTGTTCTTATCATCGGTGTGAAGCAAGTGGACCCATGGCAGCGGCAGTACCTGAATGAGAACACAAATGAGAACTTTCAAGTTGGTGCAACAGATCCATTTCCATCACAGCATGTAGCACCAAGTTCATTTACAACTAGAAATGCACTAGCACCTTTGCCTAGCAATTCTATGCCAAATGGAATCGGCAACGGGAGTGGCCGTGGTGCTTCGGGGGCCATTGCTTCACCCACAAAATCAGTATTGTCCAAAGTTATGGACCTGATGTTCGGCCTCTAA